Proteins encoded by one window of Musa acuminata AAA Group cultivar baxijiao chromosome BXJ2-9, Cavendish_Baxijiao_AAA, whole genome shotgun sequence:
- the LOC135622892 gene encoding outer envelope protein 39, chloroplastic-like: protein MLMGAQKSIHAGKAKIDFNVDLTQKLCGALLLPHIRQSTDPFSQVIARLSIKHPNLFGRNEKLEVLWNKGLDDSNILIAFRRPRPDWTSQQSFTIQYSVTPETAVHGLPVDHFSHSGSGSVNLCRFSAGVDFNEPSTSHWSSTTGIKFEHVHPINNDGYMISRDVDGFPITSSGNTYDNMVILKQEAQCAIASDDSFTRLNFQMEQGLPLLSKWLIFNRFKFVASKGFKLGPTFLVTSLKGGSIVGDMAPYQAFAIGGIDSVRGYGEGAVGSGRSCLVANSEFTIPVTKELEGAIFMDCGTDLGSSRHVPGNPALRQGKPGFGVGVGYGIRFSSHLGQLRVDYAMNAFRQKTVYFSINNVSS from the exons ATGCTGATGGGCGCTCAAAAGAGCATTCATGCCGGTAAAG CTAAGATAGACTTCAATGTGGACCTTACTCAGAAGCTGTGTGGTGCCCTCTTGTTGCCCCATATCAG GCAATCTACCGATCCCTTCTCGCAGGTTATTGCGAG ACTTTCCATCAAACACCCCAATCTCTTTGGAAGAAACGAAAAATTGGAGGTACTGTGGAACAAAGGCCTCGATGATTCAAACATTCTCATAGCATTCAGGCGCCCAAGGCCTGATTGGACGTCACAACAGTCGTTTACCATTCAG TATTCAGTGACTCCTGAGACTGCAGTGCATGGGTTGCCTGTTGATCATTTCTCTCACTCAGGGAGTGGGAGTGTCAATCTATGCCGCTTCTCAGCAGGTGTTGATTTCAATGAGCCTTCTACTTCCCACTGGAGCAGCACTACTGGCATCAAATTTGAG CATGTTCATCCAATCAATAATGATGGCTATATGATAAGCAGGGATGTTGATGGATTTCCCATAACTTCCAG TGGAAACACTTATGATAATATGGTCATTCTGAAGCAGGAAGCCCAATGTGCAATTGCTAGTGATGATAGTTTTACAAGA TTAAATTTTCAAATGGAACAAGGACTACCTCTTTTGTCAAAGTGGCTTATTTTCAATCGATTCAAATTTGTTGCTTCGAAGGGATTTAAATTGGGCCCCACTTTTTTGGTCACGAG CCTGAAAGGTGGTTCGATTGTAGGGGACATGGCACCATACCAAGCGTTTGCCATTGGTGGAATTGATAGCGTTCGAGGTTATGGTGAAGGCGCAGTTGGCTCTGGAAGATCATGTCTGGTTGCTAATAGTGAATTTACAATTCCTGTG ACAAAGGAACTGGAAGGAGCCATCTTCATGGACTGTGGAactgacttgggctcttctcggcATGTCCCTG GTAATCCTGCCCTTAGGCAAGGAAAGCCTGGGTTTGGAGTTGGTGTTGGATATGGTATTCGCTTCAGCTCGCATTTGGGTCAGCTTCGGGTTGACTATGCGATGAATGCCTTCCGACAGAAGACTGTTTACTTCAGCATCAACAATGTTAGCTCATGA
- the LOC135622893 gene encoding uncharacterized protein LOC135622893 produces the protein MAPTAAMALMLVAAAAAMVAMPAEAGDKNSVFQPCADAKVQRWDGFTFGIAFSGRDSFLLNQSLQLSPCDSRLSLSTRGGQLAVFRPKVDEISLLTVDTTTNPSINSGGFMVAFAGRKYAARSSPVFVGNSSYAITSFTLVLEFHKGTLQDLHWKTGSCSSCSGKSSFVCLREQGCAIKAPNCKGQGGSVDCSIGIQLAFSGTDKHDAVLNSWYEVSKLQQYSLYGLYSDLKNTLTGQHDKIF, from the exons ATGGCGCCGACAGCGGCGATGGCGTTGATGCTGGTGGCAGCAGCGGCCGCAATGGTAGCGATGCCGGCGGAGGCCGGCGACAAGAACTCGGTGTTCCAGCCGTGCGCCGACGCCAAGGTCCAGCGGTGGGACGGCTTCACCTTCGGGATCGCCTTCTCCGGCCGGGACTCGTTCCTCCTCAACCAGAGCCTGCAGCTGTCCCCTTGCGACAGccgcctctccctctccacccgcGGCGGTCAGCTCGCCGTCTTCCGCCCCAAGGTCGACGAGATCTCCCTCCTCACCGTCGACACCACCACCAACCCCTCC ATCAATAGTGGTGGATTCATGGTGGCATTTGCCGGCAGAAAGTATGCAGCAAGGTCCTCTCCCGTCTTTGTTGGCAACAGTTCATATGCCATCACCAGCTTCACACTG GTGCTTGAATTCCACAAGGGCACGCTTCAAGATCTGCATTGGAAGACAGGTAGCTGTTCTTCATGTTCAGGGAAGTCATCGTTTGTGTGTCTCAGGGAGCAGGGCTGCGCCATCAAAGCTCCCAACTGCAAAGGCCAGGGTGGCTCTGTGGACTGCAGCATAGGGATTCAGTTGGCATTCTCAGGCACAGACAAGCATGATGCTGTGCTCAATTCATGGTACGAGGTTTCCAAGCTGCAGCAGTACTCCCTCTATGGACTGTACTCGGACCTTAAGAACACTCTCACCGGCCAGCACGACAAGATCTTCTGA